tatagtgCAGCTGGTTAGTCCATCCCGTCCTGAGACTGAAGGTGGACTGTGAGAGCCTGCTCTGTGCCGGAAAGGAAATGGATAATTAGCAGTAAATGCGCAGGATAATAAGCAGAATTAAATACATGTGTGTCAGATGGGCGCGTTCATGTGCGATGAGATGTGATGCTGTGGGCACGGAGACATCAGTTTTCTCCGGCTGAGAAAATTGGAAAATTTGCCAGGGAACGCTGAGCGGAGCCTGCCCGTGCCCGTCCCTGCTCCCGGCTGAAGGTGACAGACGGAGCGCGGGTGTCGCCCGGCGCGGGGCCAATGGCAGGACGTGTTCCTGCATCCCGCCCATGGCGAGGGACAGGCTGGGCCAGCGGCCACCCAAATCCACCCAGCAAATGACATTTTCCTGCAAAAGCGCGGCGGAGCCAATCGCTCCCTGCACCGTGCAGCCAATGGATGCCGGGCTCTTACCCAGCCACTGACAGCGGCTCCGGGGCTGGAGGGCCTTGGGACAGCTCTGCCGAGCGCATTCCTGCACAGCCCGAGCCCCCGGTGTGGTCCCGTCCGTGCCGTGATTCATTTCCCGGCCGTAGCGATGCCATTGTGAGCCCTCGGGGTGACGCGGCCAGCGACGCGTCCCGCCCGCCCCGACCCGCGGCTGGCGGGGGCAGCCCGAGGTGATCCGGGGTTTGTGTTCCCGTTTAGCAGTGCCACGGCTGCCTACCCAGCAGACCTGCTCCCGAGAGCCAGAGGGATGGTGGTAGTTACGGGGCAGAACAAAGTGAGCGGAAACCCGGATGATGCCATGTCGAGCTCGGATGCAGAGGATGATTTCCAAGAGCCGGCCACTCCTACTGCAACCCAGGCAGGACAAGCTCTACCTCTGCTGCCCCAGGAGGTAAGAGCTCCCCGGTGCTGCTCACCTGACAAGGTCCAGTGATGGCAGCACGCACTGCTCAGCTGCCAAAGAATCCAGGATTTATTTGCTGGACTATTTGTGGATGCCCAGTTCAGTTTCCATTAGTAGCTAAATGTTTGAATAAAACTAAGCCTCTTGAATTTATTTCAGTTGCTTGGCGGCTTTAGTTGTAAGTTCCATCCATGTTTGGAGCTGAGAAATACAATGAAGTGTTTATTCTGGTACTTCAGGCGTCTTAGAGTGTAATACTAAGATTTTAGGCCTGATGTAAATACAAAATCACTGGGGATTTTTAGTGTATGGTTTAGCAGTGTAAAGAAACCACAGAGTAGAAACTGAGTGCAGGTCCCAAGGCTGGCCTGagatttcttccctttttttttttttttagctctgcATGTGTGTCTGTCTCTGTGTAAGGGTGGGGAGCCAAGAGGAGGCGTTAATACTTTAAATTAATATCTGGCATTAAAGCTGAGTGGAATCTGCTGTTTCAGATTCCAGCTACAATTAAACCACTCATTGATTCCACCCAGAAGCCAAAGTATCCAAGCTGTTAACCCTCAAACCTCTCTGGTTTGTGGCAACAGGGCAGGCAAGAGGAGTTTGTCACGGCGGCAAAGACCGCATGCTGCGTTTCGGAAGCTGCAACCCTGCAAAGGGCTGGAGGCTCCTCTCTGATGATGTGATTGCTTTTGCAGTTTCCAGAAGTTGTCCCCCTGAACGTGGGAGGGATGTTCTTTACCACGAGACTGTCCACCCTGAGGCGGTACGAGGACACCATGCTGGCAGCCATGTTCAGCGGGAGGCACTACATCCCCACGGACGCTGAAGGCAGGTACTTCATCGACAGAGATGGAACCTACTTTGGGTATGTgcagtgtccccagtgctcccagagTTCTTCCTGAAGAAAGTcagttttcaagaaaaataagttttatagtgtttattttccttctggtgAAATCCCGTTTGTGTGGGGAGGTAAATGTGACTGGCTGGCATCCACACCCTCAAAACATACCAATAGTATATGGCAATTAAACATATTCATTTTGCTCTCAAGTTATGcaatgggaaaggaaaagcaaccAACATTTTGTATTTGTACACTGTCTCCTCTAGAGTGTCTCCTTTCAAGGTATTAAGTTGTTTTGATGTTGCTTTACATAGGAAGCTCCTTTGAACAGCACTGGTTTTTAATTGATATTACAGTATCTAGGATAAAGAAGGAATGGAAGGAATGCCTCTAGGTTTCTTACACAGTTGAAAGTAtgttattttcagtctttaaacAGGATATAACAGAACTGGTAAAAAAGCCCAAGCctcaaagaatttctttttttaaaattatttttgctggtAGTGCCACATCCCTTCACCTTCAAGATTCCTTCTTAAGGAAGGTCAGTAATAGTTTTGTTAGTTAATACTTACAAAGTGATTTCTTTCCCTTGTAAAAAATCTTGTCACATAACATTGTCAGAGCTGCAAGGAAatgttctctctcttctttttaaaattcttattcTGTATATGGCCCTGAGCCTGTGTAGAGAAACCTCCTTTGCAGATGAACCATCCATTCAGATACAACCCTGGATCTGTGTGAGATAAAATGTCCATGCATATAATTCTctaggaaaatattattttgtcaCAGACCTAAATTTGAAATGCAGTGACTACAATCTCTTTCCCGTGGAATACTGTATCCTCTTCTATTTGAAGTGGTTCCTCCTCATTGaactttttgtttaaaatatgattATGTTTTTTTGAATGAGTTTTGACATTAACAGAGGCAAAATATGGAATGGTGACTTGGAAACTTGAACGTGGCAAATGATTTTAAAACCAGATGTTGGGAATGTGGATCACTTGTTTCAGTTACTGTCTAAACATAAGGATTTCTGTCTCAAGAGAGTAAACAATAAATATCCAGCATTTCCTCTCTTTTACCACCTGCAACAGTTTTGGCAGAAATGTGTTCCTTAATAatatttttgcccttttttttagAGACATACTTAACTTTCTACGCTCTGGTGACCTGCCACCAAGAGAACGAGTGAGGTCAGTTTACAAGGAAGCTCAGTATTATTCCATAGGACCATTGCTAGACAATCTAGAGGATATCCAGCctctgaaaggagaaaaagttaGACAAGCTTTCCTGGGCCTAATGCCATATTACAAAGGTAAATAAATGAAGGAGTGTTGACTGTTTCTTCTAGTGTGATTCGAGTGTTGTGCTTTCAGTCTGCTTTCAGCTTCCAAGCTAATTCCACTGCAGTTGAGAAGTTCATTATGTGCTTTTCATGCTGGTTAGATCTGTGAGGTCTCCACATCAGACTTGTTACAAGGATgtggatttttatttaagaaggAGCAATATCTAGGCCATAACATGCAAGGCTTATTAAATGAGAgggttttctctgcttttgttgTGTCAGGACCTGCAGCTGAATAAACTTGGGCCTATTGTAGGGACACCAAGTTCACCAGATAACTGAGGTTGATTTGATTGCTGTCTATTTTGCTACATGCAGTTTCCTGTTAGGCTGAGAATAACTCATCAAACACTGCAGTAATATGTTTCACGTGAAATAGTTGCATTTGATCTCTTTTACTTGATACTTCATTGTAATTCTCTATTTTGGggtgttctgggttttttttttagatcaCTTGGAGCGGATAATCGAAATAGCAAAGCTCCGAGCTATGCAGAGAAAAGCCAGATTTGCAAAACTGAAGGTCTGTGTCTTCAAAGAGGAGATGCCCATCACTCCCTACGAGTGCCCCCACTTCAATTCCCTGCGTTTTGAGAGGAGTGAGAGCGAGACCAAGCTGTTTGAGCACCACTGTGAGGTGGATGTGTCCTTTGGGCCCTGGGAGGCCGTGGCCGATGTCTACGACCTGCTGCACTGCATCGTGACAGACCTGTCTGACAGGGGCATCACTGTGGATCACCAGTGCATCGGGGTGTGTGACAAACACCTCATCAACCACTACTACTGCAAGAGGCCCATCTATGAGTTCAAGATCACTTGGTGGTGAGTTGTTTTGTGCGGGACAGCGCGAGGGATAAAAGGACTTCTGGGTGACGGTCGATTGCTTTGGATATTTTCGCACCGTGTCTCTGGAAATGCATTGCTGCTAACATTCCTGGGAGTCAGTGAGCTGCTCAGCAAAGGGAACCTGGTGCAGAGGTTAAAGAACCTCTGGAATCTTGACAAACCAGCCTGACATCAGACTGTTGGCTCAGGTACCTTAACGAGGCACAACACACAAAAATCACCTCATGGAAATGGTGGAGAGGAGTGTCTGACATCTTCTAAAAGGTGCCCCCAACCACGTGGCTTTAGTGTCCCAGTCTGCAGAATGGAATTGCAGATCTCTCCTGCTTTATTGGGAAGCTGGGGTGCTAATAATGCTGACATGTGGTTCAGCTTTACCCACTTAGAGATGTTTTAGTTCCTACTTAAACTTACCACTTTATAAAATTGAGTAATACCCAGCACAAAGATTCtggaaatgtaattttgatgtaatagataatttaaaaaaggggggaaaaagagtgTTCCCTATATATTATTAATTGTTGTCAGGATTAAggtgtatttcttttttaattaagaatctACATTGTGAATTATAATGTtatatttcaattattattattgttataaCACGGAATAGCAGATTTGGAATATATTCCTTAATGCTTTTAGGAATAATAACTGTCCATGGAAGACTTGTGCCTGTTTTTAGCCTTAGAAATTCTAAATGTTTACAatatctacaaaaaaaaaaaaaagaagctctATAGAATCAGGTCATTTACAAAGGCTTTTGGTAAATGAGAAAACCCTATATGTATGTTCCTATTAGCAGAAGTAAGAGGAATATTTAatgtatattattttattactgaCTCTTTTTACATTCTGTGATATTTAAACTTTGTTCTAGAGTTAAAGTCAGATGATACTGTACAAGTGCTTCCTTCACCTCACCTTCTTCAGACaattaattcttatttttatcattCTTGTTGACCCTTCCTGGTGTCAgataaggaaaaacaaaattcaacCTTCCTATTCAAATATTTCTCCAATTATAAATCAGTAGATCTGGGTAATAAATCCCTTTCCATGCCAAAAGAGGCAGCCATTGCAGAATCACATTCTTTTCAGAAGGCAATTGTTGCACTTCTGACAGGAGTAACCACATCCCAAAGTTGAATTACTTGATGTCCAAAACCAAAAGGGAGATTTAAACATCTGCAGATATTAATGTTTTGTGAGGTACAGGAAACTCAGCTGTTTTTCTAAAATACTCCACTTGAAGGGACTTCCAAATAATcttaaggagggagaaaaagtaaatatttgcaTATTGCATTCCACTGGATTAGATGATCCAACAATATTGCTTAATTAAGCTTTTGACCAAAACGCTTAAGAAACACATTAATTACAGGGATCAAAATTCTTAGTTACCTGAGGTAATTTTTAGTGTAATTCTAAAAACTTTATGGTCAAATTGTCTTGCAAAAAAAGAGCCAAATTGTTTGCATTGTCACACTTTCAGGCACCTAATTTAGCAATTTTTAGTAAATTGTCTCTCTGTAGTGGGGGCTCTAATGATCTCTTTGCAAATGTTTACTTACAGAGGCTCGTTGTCAAGTGCTGAGTTTCAAGTCCAGAGCTTGAAATGGCATTTGGATCTTAAGtttgttttaattgttttcttaaatattgGCCTTTGAGTTACAAGTTCTTGTACTTGTGTTTGGCGACCCAAAATTAAGAGTTAAACTGAGACTAGTAAAGCTTCCCTACAATGAGAGGAACTtggtttctttgctgctttgctggcttcatttattttcattttattttttttttcccagggaatCTTAAACTGCAAACCACAATTTCTTCCAAAATTACGTAAGATCTTAAAGCTGAGGCTTACAAACTTTTGACTGCTTGTCCACTTCAGACATTTAAGTTCAGGATTTCCAGCATAGTTTATTTAGGGATTACAATGAGAATTGCAGTTTTAAGGGGAGGTTTCAGTGTTTTTTTGCCATTTCCCATATATGTATTTACACAGGACAGAACTCTGGTTTGAATTTCAGCACCACTTGCAGAAACAGGACACAGTCTGATTTTTAACagtgtgttttttggtttggctttaagaattttctcactgtttttacagagaagctgtgacaaCAAAACCCCTGTTTTGACCACGTTTGCTATTTCTTAATATGCACATGCtgatattttattacttttcccagttcattgctttaaaaaagtaaGGAAAACCACCAACCCAAAAAGCTAAAATGAAAATCTTGGTCTGTATCAGCTGCATCTTAATCAAAGCTCTCGTCCTTCcaatcctcctggaggcagcAGACATTCAGTGCAATAATGGGAAGGAAAACATGGATTTAAGCCCCCGTGCTTTCATCAAACACATCCGTT
This is a stretch of genomic DNA from Pseudopipra pipra isolate bDixPip1 chromosome 21, bDixPip1.hap1, whole genome shotgun sequence. It encodes these proteins:
- the KCTD7 gene encoding BTB/POZ domain-containing protein KCTD7 isoform X1 → MFQWQRRLLLLGVRELSSATAAYPADLLPRARGMVVVTGQNKVSGNPDDAMSSSDAEDDFQEPATPTATQAGQALPLLPQEFPEVVPLNVGGMFFTTRLSTLRRYEDTMLAAMFSGRHYIPTDAEGRYFIDRDGTYFGDILNFLRSGDLPPRERVRSVYKEAQYYSIGPLLDNLEDIQPLKGEKVRQAFLGLMPYYKDHLERIIEIAKLRAMQRKARFAKLKVCVFKEEMPITPYECPHFNSLRFERSESETKLFEHHCEVDVSFGPWEAVADVYDLLHCIVTDLSDRGITVDHQCIGVCDKHLINHYYCKRPIYEFKITWW
- the KCTD7 gene encoding BTB/POZ domain-containing protein KCTD7 isoform X3 codes for the protein MFQWQRRLLLLGVRELSSATAAYPADLLPRARGMVVVTGQNKVSGNPDDAMSSSDAEDDFQEPATPTATQAGQALPLLPQEFPEVVPLNVGGMFFTTRLSTLRRYEDTMLAAMFSGRHYIPTDAEGRDILNFLRSGDLPPRERVRSVYKEAQYYSIGPLLDNLEDIQPLKGEKVRQAFLGLMPYYKDHLERIIEIAKLRAMQRKARFAKLKVCVFKEEMPITPYECPHFNSLRFERSESETKLFEHHCEVDVSFGPWEAVADVYDLLHCIVTDLSDRGITVDHQCIGVCDKHLINHYYCKRPIYEFKITWW
- the KCTD7 gene encoding BTB/POZ domain-containing protein KCTD7 isoform X2, which produces MFQWQRRLLLLGVRELSATAAYPADLLPRARGMVVVTGQNKVSGNPDDAMSSSDAEDDFQEPATPTATQAGQALPLLPQEFPEVVPLNVGGMFFTTRLSTLRRYEDTMLAAMFSGRHYIPTDAEGRYFIDRDGTYFGDILNFLRSGDLPPRERVRSVYKEAQYYSIGPLLDNLEDIQPLKGEKVRQAFLGLMPYYKDHLERIIEIAKLRAMQRKARFAKLKVCVFKEEMPITPYECPHFNSLRFERSESETKLFEHHCEVDVSFGPWEAVADVYDLLHCIVTDLSDRGITVDHQCIGVCDKHLINHYYCKRPIYEFKITWW
- the KCTD7 gene encoding BTB/POZ domain-containing protein KCTD7 isoform X4; translation: MVVVTGQNKVSGNPDDAMSSSDAEDDFQEPATPTATQAGQALPLLPQEFPEVVPLNVGGMFFTTRLSTLRRYEDTMLAAMFSGRHYIPTDAEGRYFIDRDGTYFGDILNFLRSGDLPPRERVRSVYKEAQYYSIGPLLDNLEDIQPLKGEKVRQAFLGLMPYYKDHLERIIEIAKLRAMQRKARFAKLKVCVFKEEMPITPYECPHFNSLRFERSESETKLFEHHCEVDVSFGPWEAVADVYDLLHCIVTDLSDRGITVDHQCIGVCDKHLINHYYCKRPIYEFKITWW